In Candida orthopsilosis Co 90-125, chromosome 4 draft sequence, a single genomic region encodes these proteins:
- a CDS encoding Ykl047w protein (S. cerevisiae homolog YKL047W localizes to cytoplasm): protein MPQSCRAFKRGGKKKKLQDFLGLSSHNHPFIMAHEQSKIAAVFFSEFDMKSGYKLLWSNTMKDISLEGIEYKSFPSGIHDLQEATVFLSHESNNKLLYGLSCFKQFAIDQSKTDDRDNLKMYSVGIICEPKQSDWKPNEFINNGWEYIEDLKSALDTIEADTIRNSESGIETNLDLTKIGKNLQQIGSGKSSLNIPGTEPSKGKHLLLNLPQMFETLGPLVFAIYKQSLLRKNILLFNEVHLNSEEGATKKDNYSLLSSFSYLISVLSVVPKSAKLPSPGLYSQQPLYNIGLNELSSKLLQQFQKSENGYIAVTSDEILKDHPIYDVGVEISDTIKVFNRDKTGIKATIRDYHKFQVLYSDLVTENLSFTNNSNVSTDDLNSVTSRTGNDENSIQSSHVAAKMYADISPRIDNEPQWWQHDAVEPVSWTESIWSAFSWFASAGQQLNIEEESPDVKLNKQIDLLDLLHVVGYFHQLTSKWLNYVDEAINEEYQNNYDSEDEQLINKIGLRLSYQDMIDMELDPYSQQDVQFLKEFVMMYYQDRVESVEVGYNLGNICC, encoded by the coding sequence ATGCCCCAGTCATGTAGAGCTTTTAAAAGGGGagggaaaaaaaaaaaactcCAAGACTTCTTGGGCCTATCACTGCATAATCATCCATTCATAATGGCACACGAACAATCAAAGATAGCTGCTGTATTCTTTTCGGAGTTTGATATGAAATCAGGGTATAAGCTCTTGTGGTCAAATACCATGAAAGATATCTCACTCGAAGGGATTGAGTATAAATCGTTTCCTAGTGGGATTCATGATTTGCAAGAAGCCACTGTTTTTCTCAGCCAtgaatcaaacaacaaactccTCTATGGATTGAGCTGctttaaacaatttgcTATTGATCAAAGCAAAACAGATGATCGagataatttgaaaatgtacTCAGTTGGGATTATTTGTGAGCCAAAGCAAAGTGACTGGAAACCAAAcgaatttatcaacaacgGATGGGAATATATTGAAGACTTGAAGAGTGCATTGGACACTATAGAGGCCGACACTATAAGGAATAGCGAATCGGGCATTGAAACTAATCTTGATTTGACtaaaattggaaaaaacTTGCAACAAATAGGATCAGGTAAGTCCAGCTTGAACATTCCTGGTACCGAACCAAGCAAAGGTAAACACTTACTACTAAATCTACCCCAGATGTTTGAAACTTTGGGACCCCTTGTGTTTGCCATTTACAAACAAAGTCTTTTACGAAAGAACATTTTACTCTTCAACGAAGTACATTTGAATAGTGAAGAGGGTGCAACAAAGAAAGACAACTATAGTctactttcttctttcagTTATTTAATTTCCGTTCTATCTGTGGTCCCAAAGAGTGCAAAATTGCCAAGCCCAGGGTTGTACTCCCAGCAACCGTTATATAACATTGGCTTGAATGAGCTTTCTTCGAAATTActccaacaatttcaaaaatcagAAAATGGGTACATTGCGGTCACCAGTGACGAAATATTGAAGGACCATCCAATTTACGATGTTGGCGTTGAAATAAGTGATACAATTAAGGTTTTTAATCGAGACAAAACTGGCATCAAAGCCACAATACGCGACTATCACAAATTTCAGGTGCTCTACTCAGACCTTGTTACGGAAAATTTAAGTTTcaccaacaattcaaatgtaTCCACAGATGATTTAAATTCAGTCACATCAAGGACTGGCAACGATGAAAACTCCATACAATCCTCTCACGTTGCAGCCAAGATGTATGCAGATATTTCCCCTAGAATAGATAATGAACCTCAGTGGTGGCAGCACGACGCCGTTGAACCTGTCTCGTGGACAGAATCGATTTGGTCTGCTTTCTCATGGTTTGCATCTGCCGGTCAACAACTCAACATTGAAGAAGAGTCTCCCGATGTAAAGTtgaacaaacaaattgatttgctTGATCTTTTGCATGTTGTGGGATATTTCCATCAATTGACGTCAAAGTGGCTCAACTATGTTGATGAGGCTATAAATGAAGAGTATCAAAACAATTATGATTCTGAAGACGAGCAACTAATTAACAAAATAGGACTTCGTCTATCGTACCAGGATATGATTGATATGGAATTGGATCCTTATAGCCAACAAGAtgttcaattcttgaaggAATTTGTCATGATGTATTATCAAGACAGAGTTGAAAGTGTGGAGGTGGGTTACAATTTGGGTAACATTTGCTGTTAG
- a CDS encoding mRNA polyadenylation regulating protein: MKAQSNRTSTKVGHRRSNSRHNGGTNGLGGRASPAATSTRGSSSDSTTTWQVNSNEDQGDNRLILLIAKSQGKPCVATTTDGSRYRGLLLGTDMWTSGSHSSISVVIKQPQLVSKSLINEKNNLDKLPEQLVIQAKDLIDLEVDINISEPIKHYIKEEFKTDADITNSRDKVKTFEERELVKWEPEEEEGLQKLTLEDEVATRNGNSHWDQFKVNEEKFGVESTYDEHLYTTRIDKSAPDYEQRLAKANQIAAEIEGQTTTDRHILEERGIQVDDSGMDEEDKYSGVDRRGNELMAALKMNSKASQSEQTSTSSQDPSKYVTPRQRAANYHNDPAIVSSSAAKKNDKKAPDSVPAKPPVPNEAFRLNAESEIYSLRQFSANFKIPHKMPQDLLPILAKDKLKQDEILKKQQQEQEEKKQEERQKQEAEEEKQKALQVSSEKPTPSVVGPGAVPSPAPVASPHAPSDSSVPQSTPSRPQVEKKMSKTFKLNPNAASFTPSLPHNTLTSPPKAVFNNQVPVHSPHSVSNRTYSSNSSSQGSTKRHYQISAQDFFGGANKVPTQEKQAQKLKNLKTGFNMFNTTKSKAEDASSVVYERTFQTPPTWDATIEETHEALFPRPMFKSPSFMPSPMIATTAAPMPYNFQMPPQPQFPQQVAPIWFVPPPQNFGMMPNPYQNGQPGRRFK; encoded by the coding sequence ATGAAGGCCCAATCTAATCGCACAAGTACCAAGGTCGGTCACCGCCGCTCGAATTCCCGTCATAATGGGGGTACGAACGGTTTAGGTGGAAGAGCTAGTCCTGCCGCAACCAGTACCAGAGGTTCAAGCCTGGACAGTACAACAACATGGCAGGTAAACTCCAATGAGGATCAAGGTGACAATAGATTGATTCtcttgattgcaaaatctCAGGGCAAACCATGTGTGGCCACTACGACTGATGGGTCTCGCTATCGTGGTTTATTATTAGGCACGGATATGTGGACTTCTGGTTCCCACTCATCTATCTCGGTGGTTATTAAGCAGCCTCAGTTGGTTAGTAAAAGCTTGATTAATGAGAAAAACAACCTTGATAAATTGCCCGAACAGCTTGTCATCCAGGCCAAAgacttgattgatttggagGTTGACATTAACATCAGTGAACCGATTAAGCACTACATAAAGGAGGAATTCAAAACTGACGCTGATATCACCAATAGTCGTGATAAAGTTAAAACCTTTGAAGAACGTGAGTTGGTTAAATGGGAGCCcgaggaagaagaagggttgcaaaagttgactttagaagatgaagttgcCACAAGAAATGGTAACTCGCACTGGGATCAGTTTAAAGTGAATGAGGAGAAATTCGGTGTTGAAAGTACTTATGATGAACACTTGTATACTACAAGAATTGACAAATCGGCGCCTGACTATGAACAACGTCTTGCAAAGGCTAACCAAATAGCCgctgaaattgaaggacAGACAACCACCGATCGCCATATTTTGGAGGAAAGGGGTATCCAAGTAGACGATAGTGGTATGGATGAGGAGGATAAATATTCCGGTGTTGATAGGAGAGGAAATGAATTGATGGCTGctttgaagatgaataGTAAGGCATCACAAAGTGAACAAACATCTACATCTAGCCAGGATCCTTCCAAATACGTGACACCAAGACAACGTGCTGCAAATTATCATAACGATCCCGCAATTGTCTCAAGCTCAGCCGCTAAGAAAAATGACAAAAAGGCACCAGATTCTGTTCCAGCAAAACCCCCAGTTCCAAACGAGGCGTTCAGACTCAATGCAGAAAGTGAGATCTACTCTCTCCGGCAATTTAGTGCAAACTTCAAAATCCCTCACAAAATGCCCCAAGACCTTTTACCTATTTTAGCAAAGGACAAGCTCAAACAAGATGAGATTTTaaagaaacaacagcaggaacaagaagagaagaagcAAGAGGAGAGGCAAAAACAGGAGGCGGAGGAGGAGAAACAGAAAGCATTGCAGGTTTCACTGGAGAAACCAACACCCAGTGTGGTAGGACCAGGAGCGGTGCCTTCACCAGCTCCTGTGGCTTCACCTCACGCGCCTCTGGATTCATCAGTGCCACAACTGACCCCATCCAGACCTCAAGTAGAAAAGAAGATGCTGAAAACGTTCAAGCTCAATCCTAATGCTGCATCCTTTACCCCCTCGCTTCCACACAATACATTGACGTCACCACCTAAAGCTGTATTTAACAACCAAGTACCAGTGCATTCACCACATTCTGTCAGCAACAGGACTTACTCATCTAATAGCAGTTCGCAAGGGTCTACCAAAAGGCATTACCAAATCTCAGCACAAGACTTTTTTGGAGGTGCAAACAAGGTGCCAACTCAAGAAAAACAGGCgcaaaagttgaaaaacttgaaaacAGGTTTCAATATGTTCAATACTACAAAGTCTAAAGCTGAAGATGCATCTTCAGTTGTTTATGAAAGGACTTTTCAAACTCCCCCAACATGGGATGCAACAATCGAGGAAACTCATGAGGCACTTTTCCCAAGGCCTATGTTTAAATCGCCCTCATTTATGCCAAGTCCAATGATTGCAACGACTGCTGCGCCAATGCCGTACAACTTTCAAATGCCTCCCCAGCCTCAATTTCCTCAACAGGTTGCTCCAATATGGTTTGTGCCCCCACCACAGAATTTTGGAATGATGCCAAATCCGTATCAGAATGGACAACCAGGAAGGAGATTTAAATAG